In a genomic window of Thiosocius teredinicola:
- the sbcB gene encoding exodeoxyribonuclease I → MSEPRSFYWHDYETWGAQPAVDRPAQFAGLRTDLDFNPIGEPLVVYARPADDFLPHPEACLITGITPQEAREKGAPEADFFRFIHDELSQPGTCALGYNTLRFDDEVTRYGFYRNFFDPYAREWKNGNSRWDMIDVVRLTHALRPQGIEWPEREPGVASFRLEDLTAANGIEHAGAHDALVDVKATIALAKLVRERQPKLFQFALGNRDKHKLATQLNVRARQPVLHVSARYPARRGCIAAVVPLAMHPTNRNGVIVYDLRTDPTPLLAMSAEEIRTRLYTATADLPDGAERIPLKVVHINRAPVVVPMGTLTEDARERWQMDATAEQRHLDALNGAAGLDAKLAEVFSSEGRFPPQADPDRDLYGGFLSDEDRRRCDQVRRTPPEELGALHLAFDAPKLGEMLFRYRARNWPDTLDHAERVRWESFRHERLTDPSAGGSIVLSDYRKTLSRMAVNLSLTEKQRAVVDALLDWPTELGL, encoded by the coding sequence ATGTCCGAACCACGCAGCTTTTACTGGCACGACTACGAAACCTGGGGAGCGCAACCGGCAGTCGACCGCCCGGCGCAGTTCGCCGGCTTGCGCACCGATCTGGATTTCAATCCGATCGGCGAGCCGCTGGTGGTGTATGCACGACCGGCCGATGATTTTCTGCCGCATCCCGAGGCCTGCCTGATTACCGGGATTACGCCGCAGGAAGCACGCGAGAAAGGCGCGCCCGAGGCCGACTTCTTTCGTTTCATCCACGATGAGTTGTCGCAACCGGGCACCTGCGCACTTGGCTACAACACCCTGCGTTTCGATGACGAGGTGACGCGCTACGGTTTCTACCGCAACTTTTTCGATCCCTATGCACGCGAATGGAAGAACGGCAACTCGCGTTGGGACATGATCGACGTGGTGCGCCTGACGCATGCGCTGCGACCGCAAGGCATCGAGTGGCCGGAGCGCGAACCGGGTGTGGCCAGCTTCCGGCTCGAGGACCTGACGGCGGCGAACGGCATCGAACACGCAGGCGCGCACGATGCGCTGGTCGATGTGAAAGCGACCATTGCGCTCGCCAAGCTGGTGCGCGAACGCCAACCCAAGCTGTTTCAATTCGCGCTCGGCAACCGCGACAAACACAAGCTGGCGACGCAGCTCAATGTGCGCGCCCGCCAGCCGGTGTTGCACGTATCGGCGCGCTACCCGGCAAGGCGCGGTTGTATTGCGGCTGTCGTGCCGCTGGCGATGCACCCGACCAATCGCAATGGTGTGATCGTCTACGATCTGCGCACCGATCCGACGCCACTGTTGGCGATGTCGGCCGAAGAGATCCGCACCCGGCTGTATACCGCGACGGCGGATCTGCCCGATGGTGCTGAACGCATACCGTTGAAGGTCGTCCATATCAATCGTGCACCGGTGGTCGTGCCGATGGGTACGCTGACTGAAGACGCTCGGGAGCGTTGGCAGATGGATGCGACTGCCGAGCAGCGGCACCTCGATGCATTGAACGGCGCTGCCGGGCTCGACGCCAAACTCGCCGAGGTGTTTTCGTCCGAAGGGCGTTTCCCGCCGCAGGCCGATCCCGACCGCGATCTGTACGGCGGGTTTCTGTCGGACGAAGACCGACGCCGTTGCGACCAGGTGCGGCGCACGCCGCCTGAAGAACTCGGCGCACTGCATCTGGCGTTCGATGCACCCAAGCTCGGAGAGATGTTGTTTCGTTACCGTGCGCGCAACTGGCCGGATACGCTTGATCACGCCGAGCGAGTGCGTTGGGAGTCGTTCCGTCACGAACGCCTGACTGATCCTTCGGCCGGCGGATCGATCGTGCTGTCCGACTATCGCAAGACCTTGTCGCGCATGGCAGTCAACCTGTCATTGACAGAAAAACAACGTGCTGTCGTCGACGCATTGCTTGATTGGCCAACGGAACTCGGCCTCTGA
- a CDS encoding GGDEF domain-containing protein: MTIDGFEQFSTAIGLSRQKDGVSLTRCLIDQLHNQLSGSHVCVMEVYGHSTPGAQKKQLTAADVTIKRFDDASERVASGSAIDPLMPAIQSLQPSVVASEQYDTDRLIIPIPGEIGPLRLVVVDGVPLDPLLRAKSLQIVEIYSNLIRLMDSRERDALTGLLNRQTFTSLFEMASRRAAGLENGMLTLAVLDIDHFKRINDNYGHLYGDEVLLQFARLMDRTFRYTDDLFRFGGEEFIVLLETAAGPDAPSNALERFRKAVEAHVFPGGQRVTVSIGYVACSPGILPTTLVDHADRALYAAKQQGRNCALDYASVDKSEGGESGEVDLF; the protein is encoded by the coding sequence ATGACCATTGATGGTTTCGAGCAATTCAGCACCGCGATTGGACTTAGCCGCCAAAAGGACGGCGTTTCACTTACCCGTTGCCTGATCGACCAACTCCATAACCAGCTCTCTGGCTCGCATGTGTGCGTGATGGAGGTCTACGGTCACAGCACGCCGGGGGCGCAGAAGAAACAGCTCACCGCTGCCGACGTCACGATCAAGCGTTTTGACGATGCGAGCGAACGCGTCGCGTCAGGCAGTGCCATCGATCCGCTGATGCCGGCGATCCAGTCGCTGCAACCTTCGGTCGTCGCTTCCGAACAATACGACACAGACCGGCTGATCATTCCAATCCCCGGCGAGATAGGTCCGCTACGTCTCGTCGTTGTCGACGGTGTACCGCTCGATCCCTTGCTGCGTGCCAAATCGCTGCAGATCGTCGAGATCTATTCGAACCTGATTCGGCTGATGGACAGCCGCGAACGCGACGCGCTGACCGGCCTGCTGAATCGTCAGACGTTTACCTCGCTGTTCGAAATGGCGTCACGCCGTGCTGCCGGTTTGGAAAACGGCATGTTGACCCTGGCAGTGCTCGACATCGATCACTTCAAACGGATCAACGACAACTACGGGCACCTGTACGGCGACGAGGTGCTGTTGCAGTTCGCCCGCCTGATGGACCGCACCTTTCGTTACACGGACGATCTGTTTCGTTTCGGCGGCGAGGAGTTCATCGTACTGCTGGAAACCGCCGCCGGACCCGATGCACCGAGCAACGCGCTCGAGCGTTTTCGCAAGGCGGTGGAGGCGCATGTCTTTCCCGGTGGACAGCGGGTGACGGTGAGCATCGGCTATGTCGCGTGCTCTCCGGGTATTCTGCCGACCACCCTGGTCGACCACGCGGATCGCGCGTTGTATGCAGCCAAGCAACAGGGAAGAAACTGCGCGCTCGACTACGCGAGCGTTGACAAGTCCGAAGGCGGTGAGAGCGGCGAGGTGGATCTGTTCTGA
- a CDS encoding SulP family inorganic anion transporter, whose protein sequence is MPHRLINGLHFRNLRGDIYGGLTAAVVALPLALAMGVSSGAGAIAGVYGAVCVGFFASLFGGTPSQVSGPTGPMTVVMAAIFTQYTAMFPADPAHGAAIAFTVVMMGGVLQVLFGLLRFGKFIELVPLPVVSGFMSGVGVIIVLLQLPPLLGSAAQAGPLASAAMLPQAWQQLNSPALILGLLSLLIVYLMPASWGRYVPSPLVALIVGTLAAMLLLQPDALPILGDIPTGLPSLQWPTIETPLLADMFVSALTLAALGSIDSLLTSLVADNVTRTYHNSDRELIGQGIGNSVAGLLGGLPGAGATMRTVVNVKAGGRTPISGALHALVLLAIVLGAGALASHIPHAVLAGILIKVGVDIVDWDFFRRLRNTPSTEVFVMLVVLGLTVFADLIEAVAVGMAIAGLLFMKRMSDLQLASINVYRDVDESTPLAVEEKAIVRASGGRIMLIHFGSPMSFGAAKGMARQLSMVAGYDVLVLDLSDMPMIDYTATRALLDVVSSACESGRRVVIAGGRKPVMKMLDTQGITRAVTVACQGSLQPSRIDALRFAASLLEQAPPG, encoded by the coding sequence TTGCCCCATCGTCTGATCAATGGCCTGCACTTCCGTAACCTTCGCGGCGATATCTACGGTGGTTTGACTGCAGCGGTCGTGGCTTTGCCGTTGGCACTGGCGATGGGGGTTTCGTCGGGCGCGGGCGCGATTGCCGGTGTCTACGGCGCGGTCTGTGTCGGGTTCTTCGCCTCGTTGTTCGGCGGTACACCGTCACAGGTCTCCGGCCCAACGGGGCCGATGACCGTGGTGATGGCGGCGATATTCACCCAGTACACGGCGATGTTTCCGGCTGACCCGGCACATGGTGCGGCGATCGCCTTCACCGTCGTGATGATGGGCGGCGTTTTGCAGGTGCTGTTCGGTCTGCTGCGATTCGGCAAGTTCATCGAACTGGTACCGCTGCCGGTCGTGTCGGGATTCATGAGCGGTGTCGGCGTGATCATTGTGCTGCTGCAATTGCCGCCCTTGCTCGGCTCTGCCGCACAAGCAGGGCCGCTGGCCTCGGCCGCCATGCTGCCGCAGGCGTGGCAACAGCTCAATTCACCGGCGCTGATCCTCGGCTTGCTCAGCCTGCTGATCGTCTATCTCATGCCGGCCTCCTGGGGTCGCTATGTACCGTCACCGTTGGTCGCTCTGATCGTGGGGACGCTCGCAGCGATGCTGTTGTTGCAGCCGGACGCACTCCCGATCCTCGGCGATATCCCGACCGGACTGCCGTCATTGCAGTGGCCGACCATCGAAACGCCGCTGCTGGCCGATATGTTCGTGTCGGCACTGACGCTCGCCGCACTGGGATCGATCGATTCGCTGCTGACGTCCTTGGTGGCCGACAACGTAACCCGCACCTATCACAATTCCGATCGCGAACTGATCGGCCAGGGCATCGGCAACTCGGTTGCCGGTCTGCTGGGCGGGCTGCCGGGTGCGGGCGCGACGATGCGCACGGTCGTCAACGTCAAGGCCGGCGGACGCACGCCGATCTCCGGCGCACTGCATGCGCTGGTGCTGCTGGCCATCGTGTTGGGCGCCGGCGCACTGGCCAGCCACATACCGCACGCGGTGCTGGCCGGCATCCTGATCAAGGTCGGCGTCGATATCGTCGATTGGGATTTCTTTCGCCGCCTGCGCAACACACCGAGCACCGAGGTGTTCGTCATGCTCGTGGTGCTGGGCCTGACCGTCTTTGCCGACCTGATCGAGGCGGTCGCCGTGGGCATGGCGATCGCCGGCCTGCTGTTCATGAAGCGTATGTCCGATCTGCAGTTGGCCAGCATCAACGTGTACCGCGATGTCGACGAAAGCACGCCGCTTGCGGTTGAGGAAAAGGCAATCGTGCGCGCCTCCGGCGGCAGGATCATGCTGATCCACTTCGGCAGCCCGATGAGTTTCGGTGCCGCCAAGGGTATGGCCCGGCAATTGTCCATGGTGGCCGGCTACGATGTGTTGGTGCTCGATCTCTCGGATATGCCGATGATCGACTATACGGCGACGCGCGCACTGCTGGACGTAGTGAGCAGCGCATGTGAATCGGGTCGGCGGGTCGTCATTGCCGGTGGCCGCAAGCCGGTGATGAAGATGCTCGATACCCAGGGCATCACGCGTGCGGTCACGGTAGCCTGCCAAGGCAGCCTGCAACCCAGCCGGATCGACGCGCTGCGCTTTGCCGCATCGCTGTTGGAGCAAGCGCCGCCCGGCTAG
- a CDS encoding MFS transporter — MNAVHARFNRWRWLIYFILIISYMVVFFHRMAPAAVSSDLMKAFGTTGAALGSLAAMYFYIYTAMQVPSGILADTLGPRISVTIGSLVAGVGSILFGLADTLAAASTGRFLVGLGVSVVFVGLMRSNAVWFSDRHYGRVSGLTLLLGNLGSIMAAAPLAWALAFFSWREIFIGIGVLTLVMSVLTWLLVRNQPQDLGLPSVREIEGLPEHAKTHPHWWGSLKAVYGNLAAWPGFWVNLGVTGNMFSFVGLWGVPLLRDVHGLDKTEASGYTTVSLICFAAGCLFMGWLSDHLGLRKPVILATGLMSAAAWLCFLFIDWGPGLSGYLLYGLVGLGASGFVLTYAAVKEVCAPRSAGMAIALVNTGLFLGAAIMQPAFGWVLDLTWGGAETNGVRHYAWSDYHNGLWLSFALAVVAVVAATRVHETYCRNVSAERG, encoded by the coding sequence ATGAATGCCGTGCATGCCCGTTTCAACCGCTGGCGTTGGTTGATTTACTTCATCCTGATCATCTCCTACATGGTGGTGTTCTTTCATCGCATGGCGCCGGCCGCGGTCTCCTCGGATCTGATGAAGGCCTTCGGCACCACCGGTGCGGCGCTCGGGTCGCTGGCGGCGATGTATTTCTATATCTACACCGCGATGCAGGTGCCCTCCGGCATCCTCGCCGACACTTTGGGGCCGCGCATCAGCGTGACCATCGGTTCGTTGGTGGCCGGTGTCGGTTCGATCCTGTTCGGCCTCGCCGACACTCTGGCGGCGGCATCGACCGGGCGGTTTCTGGTCGGCCTTGGCGTATCGGTGGTGTTCGTCGGCCTGATGCGCAGCAACGCGGTGTGGTTCAGCGACCGCCACTACGGCAGGGTCAGCGGGCTGACGCTGCTGCTCGGCAACCTCGGTTCGATCATGGCGGCGGCACCGCTGGCCTGGGCGCTCGCGTTCTTTTCCTGGCGCGAGATCTTCATCGGCATCGGCGTGCTCACGCTGGTGATGTCGGTGCTGACCTGGTTGTTGGTGCGTAACCAGCCGCAGGACCTGGGCCTGCCGTCGGTGCGCGAGATCGAGGGCCTGCCGGAGCATGCAAAGACGCACCCGCATTGGTGGGGTTCGCTCAAGGCGGTGTACGGCAATCTCGCTGCCTGGCCGGGTTTCTGGGTCAACCTCGGTGTGACCGGCAATATGTTCAGCTTCGTCGGCCTGTGGGGCGTGCCGTTGCTGCGCGATGTGCACGGTCTCGATAAAACCGAGGCCTCCGGCTACACCACCGTGAGCCTGATCTGTTTCGCCGCCGGTTGCCTGTTCATGGGTTGGTTGTCCGACCATCTCGGGTTGCGCAAGCCGGTGATCCTGGCGACCGGTTTGATGTCGGCCGCCGCCTGGTTGTGTTTCCTGTTCATCGACTGGGGTCCCGGCCTGAGCGGCTACCTGCTGTATGGCTTGGTCGGCCTCGGTGCGAGTGGTTTCGTGCTGACCTATGCCGCCGTCAAGGAGGTGTGCGCACCGCGCAGCGCGGGCATGGCGATCGCGTTGGTCAACACCGGCCTGTTCCTCGGTGCAGCGATCATGCAGCCGGCCTTCGGCTGGGTGTTGGACCTGACCTGGGGTGGGGCCGAGACAAACGGCGTGCGTCACTATGCGTGGAGCGATTACCACAACGGCCTGTGGCTGTCGTTTGCACTCGCGGTTGTTGCCGTGGTCGCCGCCACCCGGGTGCACGAGACTTATTGTCGCAACGTCAGTGCCGAACGCGGATGA
- the tsaB gene encoding tRNA (adenosine(37)-N6)-threonylcarbamoyltransferase complex dimerization subunit type 1 TsaB, with amino-acid sequence MKLLAIDTTEDACSAALSIDGMVDERFEIVPRRHSEHILPMMEALLADAQLTLRDLDALAYARGPGSFTGVRIAASIIQGSAMGADLPVVPVSSLRALAQGANRTDGAAAVLSALDARMNEVYWGAYRLDAEGIMQLSGEEMVCAAQDVIVPGGDGWFGAGSGWGPYSAALGARAGVEQFNSELSVHAADVVRIAVAKFIEGGAVAAEAAVPVYLRDQVAWAKQR; translated from the coding sequence ATGAAACTCCTCGCTATCGATACCACCGAAGACGCCTGCTCTGCTGCCCTGTCGATCGACGGCATGGTCGACGAACGTTTCGAGATCGTGCCGCGACGACACAGCGAGCATATCCTGCCGATGATGGAGGCCCTGTTGGCCGACGCGCAGTTGACGTTGCGCGATCTCGATGCGCTGGCGTATGCGCGCGGACCTGGCTCATTCACCGGTGTGCGGATCGCGGCATCGATCATCCAGGGTTCGGCGATGGGTGCTGATCTGCCGGTGGTGCCGGTATCGAGTCTGCGGGCACTTGCCCAGGGTGCGAATCGCACAGACGGAGCGGCGGCGGTACTCAGCGCCCTCGATGCACGCATGAACGAAGTCTATTGGGGCGCCTATCGGTTGGATGCTGAAGGCATCATGCAGCTCTCGGGCGAAGAAATGGTATGCGCCGCGCAGGATGTGATCGTACCCGGCGGTGATGGCTGGTTCGGCGCGGGCAGCGGTTGGGGGCCTTACTCGGCGGCTTTGGGCGCACGCGCCGGCGTGGAGCAATTCAATAGTGAACTGTCGGTGCATGCCGCGGATGTGGTGCGCATTGCTGTGGCAAAGTTCATCGAAGGCGGCGCCGTTGCGGCCGAAGCCGCGGTGCCTGTCTATCTGCGTGACCAGGTTGCCTGGGCAAAGCAGCGCTGA
- a CDS encoding ABZJ_00895 family protein: MSEHVEQQPAAVARYVWRYTIVYSLAVLATAAVLLMLDIQGNAGAAMGAVVIGVVAAAMLFVKEQRRVPTPAERGWLVAGSLLTSWLISLLLFALFIVVMTGFEGLRASLLLLGDYQLHVLIGVVAVSSALHALVLWFFYGLFAKQQLRALQQSDGA, encoded by the coding sequence ATGTCTGAACATGTTGAACAACAGCCGGCTGCAGTGGCCCGCTATGTGTGGCGCTATACCATCGTGTATTCGCTCGCGGTATTGGCGACCGCTGCGGTGTTGCTGATGCTGGATATCCAGGGCAACGCCGGCGCCGCCATGGGAGCTGTCGTGATCGGTGTCGTGGCGGCAGCCATGTTGTTTGTAAAGGAACAGCGGCGGGTTCCGACGCCGGCGGAACGCGGGTGGCTGGTGGCCGGCTCCCTGCTGACCAGTTGGCTTATCTCGCTACTGCTGTTCGCGCTGTTTATCGTTGTGATGACGGGCTTCGAGGGTTTGCGCGCTTCGCTGTTGCTGCTGGGCGACTATCAATTGCACGTGCTTATCGGTGTGGTTGCCGTCTCGAGCGCACTGCATGCACTGGTTTTGTGGTTCTTCTACGGTCTGTTCGCCAAGCAGCAGTTGCGCGCGTTGCAGCAATCAGACGGCGCCTAA
- a CDS encoding OmpA family protein yields the protein MSRSTAILVALASLLLLTWFTVALRYEPIESDLTERVKRALSANAINNIAISARGRDLTLEGEVARQVSVQRVAGIAADVRGVRSVDVSGIRRRQSLLDPNDPLHPRFDVSKIEKVGGDLSNPMSAATCQRMMARLAAARSVRFVAGSASPMPESYPVLGDLARLAYQCPGSQIVIGAHTSGIADRNADRLSLARAQAIEQFFYIAGITAERMQVVNYGNSQPIAPNTTPQGRAANRRITFDIVPFQ from the coding sequence GTGTCTAGAAGTACTGCGATATTGGTCGCTCTGGCCAGTCTATTGCTGCTTACATGGTTTACCGTGGCGCTGCGCTACGAACCCATCGAGTCAGACCTCACAGAGCGCGTCAAACGGGCGTTGTCCGCCAATGCCATCAATAACATTGCGATCAGTGCACGCGGGCGTGACTTGACGCTCGAAGGCGAAGTTGCGCGCCAGGTTTCCGTACAGCGCGTCGCCGGGATTGCCGCCGATGTGCGGGGAGTTCGCTCGGTCGACGTCAGCGGCATACGCCGGCGTCAGTCACTGCTCGATCCCAACGATCCACTGCATCCGAGGTTCGACGTCAGCAAGATCGAGAAGGTCGGCGGCGACCTGTCGAACCCGATGTCCGCTGCGACCTGCCAGCGCATGATGGCGCGCCTCGCAGCCGCTCGCTCGGTGCGATTCGTCGCCGGCAGCGCATCGCCGATGCCCGAGAGCTACCCAGTGCTCGGCGATTTGGCGCGCTTGGCCTACCAGTGCCCGGGATCGCAGATCGTCATCGGCGCCCACACCAGTGGAATCGCCGATCGCAATGCAGACCGCCTGAGCCTGGCGCGCGCACAAGCGATCGAACAGTTTTTCTACATCGCCGGCATCACTGCCGAGCGTATGCAGGTGGTGAATTACGGCAACAGCCAGCCGATTGCGCCGAACACCACGCCCCAGGGGAGGGCGGCCAACCGGCGTATTACTTTCGATATCGTTCCCTTTCAGTAA
- a CDS encoding quinone oxidoreductase family protein translates to MTHAIRIHQHGNADVLRWEPIEVGEPGVGEVRLKQTACGLNFIDVYQRDGLYPVGDLPAVLGMEAAGVIEAVGEGVVGLAVGDRVAYPMCLGAYAEVRLIAADKLVTLPESVSEQQAAAIMLKGLTAHYLLFRSYPVQPGDAILVYAAAGGVGLLLSQWAKHLGASVIGCVGSEEKAELARANGCDEVIMYRSENIPQRVRELTDGEGVAAAYDSVGKATFMDSLDSLRPFGVMVSYGNASGPVEPFSPAILAPKGSLYVTRPTLATHIATRELLDEGANRLLGAVTDGLLHIQINQQYPLAEAAQAHRDLEARKTTGSTVLTV, encoded by the coding sequence ATGACTCACGCGATTCGCATCCATCAACACGGCAATGCCGACGTGTTGCGCTGGGAACCGATCGAGGTCGGCGAACCCGGCGTGGGCGAGGTGCGCTTGAAACAGACCGCCTGCGGCCTGAACTTTATCGACGTGTACCAGCGTGACGGTCTTTATCCGGTCGGCGATCTGCCGGCGGTGCTCGGCATGGAGGCGGCGGGCGTGATCGAGGCGGTCGGCGAAGGCGTTGTCGGCTTGGCGGTCGGTGATCGTGTTGCCTACCCGATGTGCCTGGGTGCCTATGCCGAGGTGCGTCTGATTGCCGCTGACAAGCTCGTCACGCTGCCGGAGAGCGTCAGCGAGCAGCAGGCCGCGGCGATCATGCTCAAAGGGCTTACCGCGCATTACCTGCTGTTTCGCTCTTACCCGGTGCAGCCGGGTGATGCGATCCTGGTCTATGCGGCGGCGGGTGGTGTCGGTTTACTGCTCAGTCAATGGGCCAAGCACCTTGGGGCAAGCGTGATCGGCTGTGTCGGCTCGGAAGAAAAGGCCGAGTTGGCCCGGGCAAACGGTTGCGATGAGGTGATCATGTACCGCAGCGAGAACATCCCGCAGCGCGTGCGCGAACTGACGGACGGCGAAGGCGTGGCGGCCGCCTACGATTCGGTGGGCAAGGCAACCTTCATGGATTCGCTCGATTCATTGCGCCCCTTCGGCGTGATGGTCAGCTACGGCAATGCCTCCGGTCCGGTCGAACCGTTCAGCCCGGCTATCCTGGCACCCAAGGGCTCGCTGTATGTCACGCGCCCGACGCTGGCCACCCATATCGCGACGCGCGAACTGCTCGACGAGGGTGCCAACCGTCTGCTCGGTGCGGTGACCGATGGTCTGCTGCACATCCAGATCAACCAACAGTACCCGCTGGCCGAGGCCGCCCAGGCGCATCGCGACCTCGAGGCGCGCAAGACAACCGGATCGACCGTGCTGACGGTCTGA
- a CDS encoding secondary thiamine-phosphate synthase enzyme YjbQ has product MRDLIHLKTRSREVLVDITDEVRRVVTQSGIRNGLVNVYAQGATAAVMIQENWDDSVQTDVVNLLRELIPKGVWLHDRQDGNGDSHLKAGLVGPSESVPLIEGELGLSRWQNIFFCEFDGPRSDRRAVVTIVNTD; this is encoded by the coding sequence ATGCGCGACCTGATCCATCTGAAAACCCGCAGTCGTGAAGTGCTCGTCGATATCACCGACGAGGTGCGGCGTGTCGTCACGCAGTCCGGCATCCGCAACGGCCTGGTCAATGTCTACGCGCAGGGCGCGACCGCTGCGGTCATGATCCAGGAGAACTGGGACGACAGCGTGCAGACGGATGTCGTCAACCTGCTACGTGAACTGATCCCCAAAGGTGTTTGGCTGCATGATCGGCAGGACGGCAACGGCGACTCGCATCTCAAGGCCGGTTTGGTCGGCCCGTCGGAGTCGGTACCGCTGATCGAAGGCGAACTCGGCCTGTCGCGTTGGCAGAACATCTTTTTTTGCGAGTTCGACGGTCCGCGCAGTGACCGGCGTGCCGTGGTAACTATCGTGAACACCGACTAG
- a CDS encoding sulfur oxygenase reductase family protein gives MDIKALYDAEPKSPLYVAINRVLVRNDPNLMSMMKEASSKMCLTTALTPGFRGFDLMRQRGVCPMGMRWAGSSDMMTELSHIWIDQFTYWDSVDAHELFHETFEDVVVDSCAKCGGMLLDGPEEPIYRVVKSDLPKLLSKNQMMKRGFENNGDTRGYALDSGETVTVLAYHHVKPGKESEFEEGEIQTMEMLKETAGVIGYQILKRIGLSTLGSGHATVESLMEDLKDSSGTKLKRAAEVWEGYTIPAEYLTMVEFEDLRSAQSGMPHVNVKPEILFVHGPKVLNNCLTIPTVRIAESMFREHTYREVLQGLK, from the coding sequence ATGGATATCAAAGCGCTCTACGACGCCGAGCCGAAATCGCCGCTGTACGTTGCGATCAACCGGGTTCTGGTACGCAACGACCCGAACCTGATGAGCATGATGAAGGAAGCCAGCAGCAAGATGTGCCTGACCACGGCGCTGACGCCCGGCTTTCGCGGCTTCGACCTGATGCGCCAGCGCGGTGTCTGCCCGATGGGTATGCGCTGGGCCGGCAGTTCCGACATGATGACCGAACTGTCGCATATCTGGATCGATCAGTTCACCTATTGGGATAGCGTCGACGCCCACGAACTGTTCCACGAGACCTTCGAGGACGTGGTCGTGGATTCGTGCGCCAAGTGCGGCGGCATGCTGCTCGACGGTCCGGAAGAACCCATTTACCGGGTCGTCAAAAGCGATCTGCCGAAGCTGCTGTCGAAAAACCAGATGATGAAACGCGGCTTCGAGAACAATGGCGATACCCGCGGTTATGCGCTCGACTCCGGCGAGACGGTCACCGTCCTGGCCTATCACCATGTGAAACCGGGCAAAGAATCCGAATTCGAAGAAGGCGAGATTCAGACCATGGAGATGCTCAAGGAAACCGCCGGCGTGATCGGCTACCAGATCCTCAAGCGCATCGGCCTGTCGACCTTGGGTAGCGGCCACGCCACCGTCGAATCCCTGATGGAAGACCTGAAAGACAGCTCGGGCACCAAGCTCAAGCGCGCTGCCGAGGTCTGGGAGGGTTACACGATCCCGGCCGAGTATCTGACCATGGTCGAGTTCGAAGACCTGCGCTCGGCGCAAAGCGGTATGCCGCACGTCAACGTGAAGCCCGAGATCTTGTTCGTGCACGGACCGAAGGTGCTGAACAACTGCCTGACGATTCCAACCGTGCGTATCGCAGAATCCATGTTCCGCGAACACACCTATCGCGAGGTGCTGCAGGGTCTGAAATAG